The DNA window tgatgctatagagtccaattgccaaagtgaccattttctccaggggagctgatctctatcagctggagatcagttgtaatagcaggagatctccagctagtacctgggggttgacaGCCCATGGGTGATCCTTAAGGTACCCTGGTACAGATTGTTCAGGGTATGAAAGGggagaaccagcactttgaattgtgcctgcaGACAGACTGGTAAGCCAGTGTAGTTCTTTAAGTATCGGCAAAATCTGATCCCTGGAATCAGTGTCAAGCCAGTACCCTTGTTTGCAATAATTGGCAAAAATCCAAAACCGGGGCAGACAAAATAAAGCCAAATATCCCTTCCCTTCTCTACTTGCAAACGTTCCAACTTCAGTATTTTGTCAGTTGTATATCTAGTAAAGTAGGTCTTAGCAGAGCATCCAGTGTGACGTCATTGGATACCAATGTTTTGCCAGATTAGTTTGTGCAGTTGTGGTTTGTCTCCTGCATAATCTGAACGCTCCCTGGAATGTGCTCAGTAATCAGTGACTACTATGCCAGTGGAAACTTTCTTTGCGAGAGCCAGTTTTCTTCATTTGGAGAACCATAGACTGTGCTTACGCTTGGCTTTCTTTCCCATACGATAGAAGAGGAGCATTCTTTTTGCCTGAGGGAAGGAGTCGACATGCctcaaaaatcagattttaaaaatatctctTTGCCTAAAACCCTCTGATTGTGATATTTGATCTACAAGGATAGAAGACATAAAGGTCCATGAGAAATCTGGTAAAGGTCTTCTCCAATCCTATACTTTCTTTAGTGCACCTAAATGACACAGAAAATTAAGTTTTCTTCACTTTAGGAATGAAAAAAGCTCCTTCTGTACACTGTAAAATACGATCTTTTATGTTCCTTGGCTGGCTACATGGTGACATTACATTGATTCTAAAGATACGCACAGCATACTTGCAATGTCATTCAGAATAGCTGGCACAAATACAGTAGTGTATAACTGGCACGGCAGTCATTGAGTGCTttcctatctcccccccccccacccattgtCCAGTTTCATTTAAGGTTTTGCTTTTGGAACttcaaggaacacatgaacacatgaagctgccttatgctgaaccagacccttggtccatcaaagtcagtattgtctattcagaccggcagcggctctccagggtctcaggcagaggtctttcacatcgcctacttgcttaatccctttaactggagatgccagggattgaacctggggccttctgcatgccaagcagatgctctaccactgagccatggccccaccctaAAGAAAGGAGGATCTGATATACATCCATCCCCCTCCCCTAGTGGGCCACATGCACTGTTCCATATTGGTTCCCCCCTGCCCGGCTTTCTCATCTGCACAAGGCCCATGTCAActacacacatgtgcacacagaTATACATTGAGCATGCTCTTATCATGTCTCCATGTTTTTTACTTGTTAATGGATTAAAGTACATGTGTGTCAGGAATGAGAACTAGAATCAAGACAGACATCTTCTACTCTTCGTTTGAAATAGAGTGTGTTTGacttttattgttgttctccCCCACCTGAAAGGGCACATGAGAGTACTCAGAATGTAGTTTTGGCAGAAAGGCTTGAcaagaaggttaaaaaaaaaaaaaagaacaccagCAATTCATAAGACCCACTCCTGACTTTCCTTTTACTCCCTTAAAAGTGAGATTTTGTTATAATAAAAATACCTCCTTCCCTTAATTCTTGCACTAGTGATTTATGCTTGGGATGAAGGATGCAGAAAGAAGTTTTACTTGGGAGGGTACTCTTATGTTGAAAGGGGGGTGAGTGGAATTTTCAAGAATAGTGTGCATAAAGAATAGCTGCTGCCATTGATTTAGAATAGCTTTTGTTTTTCCACAGCGCTTTTAACGTTCCTACTTTTTTACTTATTTGCCCACTCCCATTGGAAGACAATAGTTAGCCTAAGGCTTCCAATCCTATTAGATTGAAAGACAATGGTTAGCCTAAGGCTTCCCAGTAAAActaagctgggatttgaacccaggactacACTGCTAACTCACTCTTCTGGGTTGCAGATCTTGGGCAATGTTAATGGATAGCAAATTGTCAGGAGtttagtttctctctctctctctctctctctctctctctctctctttctcttttttaccaGAAAGAAGAAGCACCATTCCTCCTCCACTCAGGTGGCAAAGAGTTTTGGCCTGTTATTGCATCAAACTTCACtggctctcctgcttcatttacAAAGGAAAGTATTCAGCTAATAGTAAAAGAGATTATCTGATAGTAAAGAGAAATACAGTGTACTCCAGAAGGCACAAAAATGGAAAGCACAGGTAAGCTGAACTTCCTGTTTTTGTGGTTCTGTAACATTCAAGGGAAGTGTGGTGTCCCGCAGAGGCGATGAGTGGTTCTCTTTTTTTCAGACTAGTTGAATTTATGCAAAACTCACAAGAATGATTTCCACACACTTTCTGTTTCTAGCTCTTCTTGGGAACATAAGCATCGTAAGACTTTAAAAGATGAGGCTGTCCAATTCTTCTGGAGTACTGTGATGTCATTGCCACTCATTCTGAAAGTATCACTTTCCCAGCTATGCCAGTCAGTCACAGTCGTTGCTAGGAGACCGAGGAATGTTGAGGATTACTTTTACATTGAGTCATTCAAAATGATAACCAAAGGGGAACGGAATGTCAGGGTCCATTTTCAATGAAGGGACATCGAGCACTACTTTgaataccttgtgtgtgtgtgtaaagtgccatcaagtcgcagccaacttatggcaacccagtagagttttcaaggaaagagactaacagaggtggtttgccattgccttcctcagcatagcgaggctggtattccttggtggtctcccatctaagtactagccaggaccacccctgcttagcttccaaaacctgatgagatcaggctagcctgggccctccaggtcagggcacttaccTTAAGTGTAACAAACGTATTAATGTTTCCCAAATCTAAAGCATTCTAATAAGGAGATaacttttttaaataaacaattacAAATACTAAAAATGTAAATGCTGGTACATTTCTTAGCCATGATAAGTTTTAAattgcttcacattactaaaagGTTAGCACCAATTATAGATTTTTGAGTGGCCAGCATGTTTATCTTTTGTACTTTTGAGTTTTCATAAAAATGTCACAGCTATACTTATCGCATATCATGGCCTTTCAGCACCACTGTTCAGAGTTTTCTTTCCCCTTGCTATGTATATATTGCTCTGAGGTTTCACCTCATGTATTTGATGATGAGGGCTCACAATACTTGTGCTTCTATAAAATTCTTCATCTTTAACATACATTGAACCCCCCTTTTTTGCCCACCCCATGACTAACATGGATTACCTCATTGGAATTTGTAATAATTTTCAAATTTCCCAGAGTTTTCCTGAGTCATTATTTACTTTTGCTCATAGAAATTAGGTCACCAAAGTAACCAAATTCCAAAGTTCATCTTCTGTTGAAATTCCTGTAGATGTGCTGTGTTAAGCACAGTAATTTTATCTACTTCTGCATTACTGTGGTTCTCTTAAACTGTTGAGAGGGCTCTTGTCTCACTGGATTATTAACAATACGGTTGTGGCTTTATGTGTACAAAGTGCAGAAATGATTTCATCAGATGAGGTTCAATTGGATTGTGCATATAGTATCATTCAGTGGTCACCCCAGAATATTGGTCCTATATGAACAGCAGGATTTAAAAGCGAGGTAAATGTAAAGTAATACATGGAGTAATCTTTCTTCCAATCAGATTTATTTTGGTTTCTGCTGTGTCAAGTTGACTTATCCGTGCCCCCTCCAGTTTTCCAAATCTTAGGCTTTGTCAGCTGTTGGGGTTCCTTCTCAAGACAGTAGGTTGAAATCTCAGGACCAAAACTAGCCCCCACTCAAGGGCTTTctctatgtgtgtatgtttgtgtgctaACTACTGCATATGCACACTGGAGTTGGGAGACAATAATTTGGAACGAACAAATTCAGCTTCATTTTTACATTTCACACATAGGTAATTTCCATACTACCTTTTGCAGGGCAATCCTGTACAGCGTTACTGTAGCCTAAGCCTATTTGAGTGCCagcacggtatagtggttaagagcggcggactctaatctggagaaccgggttcgattccccactcctcctcatgaagcctgctgggtgaacttgggccagttacagttctctcagaactctctcagcccacacagagacaggcaatggggaaccacctctgaacatctcatctTGAAAACTCTACCGGGTCCCTATAAGTCAGACGTGACTTGacggcgcgcgcacacacacaagcccatttTTGTGGTAAATAGCACATTTCTTCATGATTCGTGACTACACACACTCCACATGATTGTGACTACACGTATTCACAGGTTCATGTGATACAATAACCTAGTGGTGTGTGGAGGTATTACCATTGTCAGTGCTATTAAATGTGACATCATGATGTTCCACCCCATGATGTCATCAGCATGAGCCTCAAGATCTGGAATGCTggagacctgccaaccctatccccacacacacacacacacacacacacacacacacacacacacacacacacacttacttaTTACTGCTCACCATAAAATTTCAGGCTACAGGCCTGCTTACTTGTCAGGAGTCTCAttgaattaaagaaaaaaaggcatcttgtgtagggttgccaggtccctcttcgccactggtgggaggtttttggggtggagcctggggagggcggggtttggggagggacttcaatgtcatagagtccaattgtcaaagtggccattttctccaggtgaattgatctctatcagctgcagatcagttgtaatagcaggagatctccagctggcacctggaggttggcaaccctaatcttgtgGGGACCTTAGAGATAACAGGTTTTTTGTGATAGAAGCTTTCATGAACTAGAAGCCCACTTTATCAGATGTGTGAAATGTCCCCCAGTTGGCAGATATTTATATACATGTTGACGGCCACAGAGGACTCACAGGAAAGGGAACACTCTGGAAATGGTATCCCCACTTCCAGAATCACCCttaacaggattttttttaagctgtgagGGGCTTTGACAGggtgatttttttcctcctccctctttttaCCTTTGTGTCTCAGCATTGTATCCTTTCTGGAGCATACTTTAGGCTGCACCATGCaattctggagggtttttgcttggttaatttacaaaaccTTTCTGCGTATCTGGGGAgtccccccccaccgcccacaAGAAGGCAGAGACCCTTACCTTGTCTCTGAGTGGCCTGGTTCAGAATGGCCCGGTTTTGTTGTGATCATCAGGGGCCAGCCAGTTTACTGTTAGATATAGTGATGCATATAGAGAAAAATTTCAGTTTACATTCTGAATACCCCTTtgtgtgagtatgtgtgtgtgtgtgtgtgtgtgtgagcgacgGGGAGAGTATATAAACTGCCTAGATGGTCCATATTTGTGAACAatgggcaggatagaaatgatttatataaatgaataaaaaatgcaaataaacaaCAAAGATAAAACATTTCATGCCTCTGTTTAAGTGGGTTCTAGCCCACAAAAACTTGCTGCCATAGATGTGTCAACCTTTAAGGTACTGTTAAATTCTTTGTGTTTTGCTTCAAcataccaacatggctactcctcTGGAAGTTGTTATCAGCGTGCTCGGTGAGGCTTGCTTCTAAACAACGTGTATTGGATTGTTCTATGAAAGAAGGGTGAGTTCCTGAGTTCTGATGATGAAGCAGATTTCAGATTCAATCTCTCTCCTTGCTCAgtcctctaaaccagtggttctcaacctttttccgaccatggcccccttccgaccttgtttccttcctgtggcccccctgtcctaccagaagaaaggtagctatttaaaatttttgtttgtaaatagccaaggaaccaagaagcataaacagccacacaaaatgcacacatgcattgAGGGAGGGAAGTTCTTATTggaaaactgaaatttacaaaaaaataccccacaaaaagggaatacaacacgctaataaacaacaatgttcacatacaagtgaGAACAAAgtctctaccaccgttgcacaagattacagtgatacaaaaacccacagttgcaaacgatgcatagaagtgcaatgaagaaagtaatgtgttaggttttcatgtgtttctgttttcatcACTTCTCACTTctctctgtggccccctagtctcgtgccgtgaccccccatttacgcaatttttacctgtggcccccttggaatatcctgcccccccttggggggccatatggccccaggttgagaaccactgctctaaactctTCTACATTTGTGATGAATGACTCGACACTATGTCAATCTCTTTCAAGAAATATTGATGTATTCCAATATCAGATTTTAATTCTGGAACTGATAAGATTAAAATGTTTGTGTCAACAGTGAATCTTACTGAGAGCAAGAAATTAAAGGCCAGCTAATTTGTCACAAAAGAATCAGACTGTATGTACGGCATTAGCTTGTGTTAGATAAGTGTCTATTAATACATCAGTGTGTTAAAAGTTGTAACTTGATTCATGAACAACACAGACACAGCTAAGCCATCATTACTAAGGGAAACCTACTGGTAAGCATTCAAGCTATTTTCACTCCAGTGTTGTCAGAGATCTTGAATTGAAGATCAGATAAACCTCTGGTCTGGTAGCCAATAGGTCAAGGCCTCAAATTGGATCTTTTGTAGGTTCAGATAGCTTTCACTATGGTATCTTATTGGATACATTAGGTTAAGCTTTTATAGCCACCAGCTATTCTTTGATGgatgccctgcttttctttatATTACTTTTACCGATGGGGCTGGAAAAGTCCtttgcctgacaccctggagagctgttgccagtagaAAATTCATGTAGAAAATGCATGGGTAGATAAAGTCTCTCTGGAAGTACTTTGGAAGAATTTTGCAAGTACTTTTATGTGCAGAACAGACAATCATGTTTATGATGGGAGTTTGGGGGCACTATACAGTAATGATGGGACAGGGTACTCTTATCTATCCCGCAGAAAGGATAAAAACAAATGTGGGGAGTTTGCTGGGAAAATGGCCTGAGACAGCATAGTCTCTTAACAGAactggttctctctctctctccctcctcccctcctcccatctTAAGGCTGTGGGGGGAAAGATACAAGCAACTGCATGCTGAATCGAATTTGGGCTGAGTTTCCACAAAAGATGGCCCTGCTCCTTTACATTTCTGCATATATTCATCTGGCTAGGAAAGGCAGAGATAGGCCTGGCATAAGGAacttggaacacatgaagctgccttgtactgaatcagaccctcagtccatcaaagtcagaactgtctactcagaccggcagcggctctccaaggcaggggtctttcacatcacttatctgcctaatccctttaactggagatgccggggattgaactggggaccttctgcatgccaaggagatgctctaccactgagccacagccccttcctataGGAAGCTGGCTAGCACACCACATGGGTGTAAGACCTACTACTCGTGCGTGTGCATATTTTGCTTCGTGCACACACATTGGGAACTTGTGGGGTCAACTGCAACTTTACAAAGACTATACAAACAAAAACGAACACCTCCATAATCTCTACATGTGATGAGTGTGTGCATAATAATATACGCTGGAAGTTTGCATCTTACATCTTGTTCATTGTTCCTTATTGTTGCATAAGGACATTATCTtgtgttaatcattgtcctgtaagtatatttacattgtcctgtaagttcacataccacaccctcattagcacattatcttgtgctaatcattgtcctgtaagtctcaagataatgtgctgatgagggtgtggtatgttagctTACAGGACAATGTAAgtatgatacttacaggacaatgattagcacattacctttgatactttttgcaggacaatgattcagctcaaaccctttctgactatatattactcttcctacacacttggcactgagagacgctgtccttcagtgttactcctctgaagatgcctgccacagctgctggcaaaacgccaggaaagaaaatgccaagaccacggtcacacagcccggataacctacaagaaccaatagtcaaaaagggcaagagtccagtagcaccttaaaaactaacaaaaatattttctggtagggtatgagctttcgtgaaacacagctcacttcttcagatacagctagaacgtgaatccatcggtctttaagtcgaggaacagtatgtaaatgtgaatagcaggcttgatgggattaggtgtgatatgcagaagagtctgtgatgtccaggggagagatgggtgtggagaaatcagcattggtaataggccatgaatgcaaggtctttattcagctacaagaaccaatgaccgtgaaagcctccgaCAATATTTCGAATCGAGCTGTTTGTCTTTATGACTATTGCAAATACGTGACATGGTTTAAAGccggcgctcccccccccccactctcccaatAGCTGCtgataggggggggggaaatggcgagGGAAAGCGGTTTGAAGGCCGCGGGGCGGGGCTGCGGCCCAGCCTACCCGCCTCGGCCGCGTCCTCCGCGGCGTGCCGAGGGAGGGAAGCCCACAAGGCCCGGCCCTCGCTCCGCCGCCCCCTCCGCCAGGCCTCCAGCACCTTCCAGAGGCTTTGGCCTAGCAGCGGCCAGGAAGGGAGGCGGGGAGCTCTGCGCGAGCTGTGGCGCAGCAGGAATTCCCGCTCCGGGGCGACCCGaggggggcggaggaggaggaggccgagggaGGCCCCGGCCTGCCGTGAGGAGAGCgacccgaggaggaggaggaggcgggggggggggccgggAGCAGGTGATGCCCGTGCCTATTTTTACCCGGGCGCCTCACCCTCGCCGGCGGTGGGCGCGGAGGGGCCGCGGCGCCTCCCCGGCCCGGCCCCAGCGGCCCTCGTCAGGCGGCCGCCGCCCATAAAGGGCCGAGGATGCAGCTCTACAGCACCGTCGTCACCCACTACCCGGCAGCGAGCGCCTCGGCGGCCGGCGGCGGGGCCTCGGCGAGCGGCGTCTACAAGGCCTCCCCGGAGCCTGCGGGCCCGAGCCCGGTGGGAGCCGAGAGCGGCgcggctggaggaggaggaggcggaggaggaacGCCGGCCGCCGCCATGCCCGCCTTCTCCTGCCTGGACCTGCTGCCTCCGACGGGCCCGGCGCAGAGGAAGCCGCCGCCATGCTACGGCCCCGCCGCTCCCGTGGGCCGCCGCCGGCCCCTGGAGAGGGCCGTGCCCGTCCGCCTGGGGCAGCGCTCGGAGGCCGGCGAGCTGGGCCGCCCGTGGGGGCTGCTGGAGGGCCCCGCGGAGGAGCCCGGCCACCGCGGCCTCCGCTTCGGCGAGCACCGCCAGGCCTTGCAGGCGGCCGGCGCCGCCTGCCCGGGCCTCTCCGCCGAGCCCCAGCCGCCGTCCGGGCCGGGGGagccgggggaggaggagggcggcggcggcgcggcgcgGCCGAGCGAGAAGCTGGCCCTGCACCTGGCGGAGGTGGAGAAGCAGGACAAGTACCTGCGCCGCAGGGGCCGCTTCCGCTTCCACATCATCCCCGACGGCAACTGCCTGTACCGCGCCGTCTGCCAGGCCGTCCACGGCGACCAGCGGCTGCACGGCGAGCTGCGCGAGCAGACGGTGCACTACATCGCCGACCACCTGGACCTCTTCAGCCCGGTCCTCGAGGGCGACGTGGGCGAGTTCCTCGTCAACGCCGCGCAGGACGGCGCCTGGGCCGGCTACCCGGAGCTCCTGGCCATGGGGCGCCTGCTGGACGTCAGCGTCCACCTCACCGCCGGCGGCCGGCCCGAGAGCCCCACCGTCGCCACCATGGCCCACTACCTGGGGCCCGACGACCCGCGCCGCCGCGGCATCTGGCTGAGCTGGCTCAGCAACGGGCACTACGACGCCGTGCTGGACCGCCAGGGCCCCAACCCCGAGTACGAGGAGTGGTGCCGGCAGGCGCAGGTGCAGCGCAGGAGGGACGAGGAGCTGGCCCGCGCCATGGCCGTCTCCTTGTCCAAGATGTACATCGAGCAGAACGCCTGCTCCTGAAAGGGGGGGACCCCCCACCATCACCGCCCCACCGCCCCCCGTGGGTGGTCTGGTGCCTTAATGGGTTCTCCCTACCAGCCGCCCTGCCCTGGGCCGAGCAAAGAACTCAAGGGGGAACCATGACTGATATTTGTAATGAGcacttgtgtatatatatatatatgtgtatatatatactgGCACATCCTGGTTTAAGTGGTCATTCGGTTCATTTTGTATATGTTTCTTCTCTTTCCGgtaccccctttttttttttaaggttccttttctttgcacaacgattttcctttttttttttgggaactTGTTACCTCTGTCTCTTGTATCTTACTTCGGCACAGGGCTTTTCAAGTCTGCTGCCCAAAATAAGCGAATAAGAGCATTACtggggtggttgtttttttgtgtgtgtgtgtgtttttgtgcgcGCGCTAATATGGCTTGTGGCCTAACTGTTGTTTTATGCTGCAACTTGAAACCTAACATCATAAAAAATTTtatcaaacaaaaaaattaataaataaatgtgtggtcGCTCACCGTTCCCCACCTCCTTTATTTGAGTAAAAGAAGTAGCTTTCAGCCACCGTGTAtgtcttttaatttaaaatatacagttaATTTAGAAGTGGTTACTTCTAAGATGCATTGACCACTCTGCAGAGCAGGATTTCTTCAGATGGTTGGAGCACGACATGGCTATTTCAGAGATGGTACAGAGAGCAATTGTGACTCTTCTGTGTGCAGTTGCTGTCTAGAGTAAGCTGGCTTTTCACTTCACCACCTGGTTGGTACCGTTTTTTCCTTTAAGTATTGGCTTCCAAAACAAAAATCTGACTTGGAATGTTACAACAAAATGAAATAGCTATTTAAGAAGATCCTTGATGTGTGgtcttgttctttttaaaaaaatggatattCATGATCCAAGCCTGTTTTCTAACAGTGTACCAACAGGTTGATCTTATCACACACTATTTCTAATCACTAATAATGGGCGTACTCTGCTATTATGTACAAATGTATTTATACTAAAGGTTTGTATGGTTTGCTGGGTCAAACATTCAAGGTTTCCACGGTAAATACTACCCTCTTTAATTTCCAGTTAAATTGAAATTGCTAGATATATTTATTAAGTAATGGAGTTTGTACTTTTTTATTTTGTGACCTTTTGAATTTATACTGTATTTGTATAATAGGAATATTCTTAGCtattctgaaataaatgtataGTTTTGCTTGAATTTTAATCTGTAGTTCTTATTTGAAAGATTAGTATGTGAGCAtaaagcaatcctaaactgaaaaGACACACAGTGCAATGCTATGCAggattactccagtctaagcccatagtTGGAAGTGATTTAACAGCACATAACAGACACCTGtaagactccagcacctcgttgcatttctctcataaggaactttactccagacataatcgcgagttaaaaggtttttaagaaagccagcgagttcagtaggtccattgagacataaggctagaatgcagacatggggaaacaccagtacatttaaagggtacatacaataggattgattagtttcaggacataatacaaaagggccgagttgaggcagagtATTCTTGATGgcttaggtataaggaaacaatacagaaggtaacagccggtaactactcactggcaaaaccatacatgaaactaatgcgtgaaatagctaggtgattgccagggctcccaggcattgttccgcggggcCTGGTAACACACTAACGCGTAGATGGCGGGGGGGATGGGCAGGggcagaaagccaggaagccttagctgacaacaACCAAGCCCAtaaatttcaatgggcttagaaacacgtagttctgtttaggatggcagtgtAACAACAGGGGTTCAAAACTCTTAGCAGTTGGGCACCTTTTAAATTGCATATGTTGACCAGGCTCCTGAGTGGGAAGAGAGAGCTCTTTCCTTTAAGTGTAGCTTGGTCTGTCACCATCTAGTTGGCTTCTATGAAGAAGGTAGGAGAATAGTCAGGAGATGCCCCAGGACTTCAATCTGGTTGGATACTTGAGGGCCTGAAGGTTATCATTGGCTCTTGTTGCTTCTCTTTTACGTCATTCAGAAGAACACTTTCTCCTTTACTCTGAAAATGctagtgtttatttatttattttcatatttatagGCTGCCCTCCAGGCGGATAACACCACCTAAAATTTCACAACATATACTAGTaagaataaaaccatcaataaaatcatACCTTAGGTCTCAAGCTGTGCATTTGGGGACCCTGGCTTAAATGTAGCCCtaacctgtgtggtgtagtggttacgagcagtggtttggagcagtggagcctgatccggagaaccgggttggattccccactactccacatgagtggcggatgctaatctggtgaactggatttgtttccccactcctacacatgaagccagctgggtgaccttgagctagtcactctcagccccacctacctcacagggtgtctgttgtggggagtggaagggaaggtgattgtaagccggtttgagtcttccttacgcgtataaaaaccaactcttctaactaGAATATGAAAATGAGAGAGAATGATTCTTAGGTGTCCCATTTCTTCCAAACTCTCAGCTGGACCCAACATTTTTTTTGCTCTTCTATAAACAATATTGCTAAATGCCATGCTTTCACACCAACTGAAGGTCATACTTTAGAAAAAGATTTTGTTCTTATATTTTATTTGTTCCTCTGTTTTTTGTGCTGCGGTCTTTGCAGCAATCTCAGCACCTTGGTAAGAGGTGTTCACTTTCCTAGTATAAAGAAGTCCATTTTAGAATATTGCTTGAAGGTTAATTGGTTGACAAGCGTCACTTAGGATGGTGCAGTAGCTGAACATTAATGCTGGGCAGCCT is part of the Euleptes europaea isolate rEulEur1 chromosome 11, rEulEur1.hap1, whole genome shotgun sequence genome and encodes:
- the OTUD1 gene encoding OTU domain-containing protein 1, with product MQLYSTVVTHYPAASASAAGGGASASGVYKASPEPAGPSPVGAESGAAGGGGGGGGTPAAAMPAFSCLDLLPPTGPAQRKPPPCYGPAAPVGRRRPLERAVPVRLGQRSEAGELGRPWGLLEGPAEEPGHRGLRFGEHRQALQAAGAACPGLSAEPQPPSGPGEPGEEEGGGGAARPSEKLALHLAEVEKQDKYLRRRGRFRFHIIPDGNCLYRAVCQAVHGDQRLHGELREQTVHYIADHLDLFSPVLEGDVGEFLVNAAQDGAWAGYPELLAMGRLLDVSVHLTAGGRPESPTVATMAHYLGPDDPRRRGIWLSWLSNGHYDAVLDRQGPNPEYEEWCRQAQVQRRRDEELARAMAVSLSKMYIEQNACS